AGTGCAAGTATGGCATTTCCAATTTCGTATGACCATCGAATCATCATGGATAAGGATATGCATCTGTAAACCTTGTTCTCCAACACAAGGTTTACCACATATAGGACATTTTAACTTGGGATGGTCATTTTTAATGTGAGATTGCAACTGTGACcatgttttaaaattcaGTGAGCAGGATGTGAATGAACACTGATAAggtttttcatttaatggGTTATGGTGTTTTATCatatgattttttaatctGTAGGGACGTTGGAATGTTTTGGAGCATATTTTACAAGATAACTTTTGTTCATGAACAGCCAATATATGTGACCGTAATTGTGGATGTTTATAGAAACTTTGGTCACAACCTAGGTATGTGCATTTGAACGATTTGGTATGGGTTATTTCATGTCTTTTAAGTTGTTGCTTCGTAGTAACACCCTTATTGCAAAATGAACAATGAAATGGTTTCTCGGTTGAATGGCTTATTAAATGTCTTTCTAGGTGGTACATCCTTGAATAACTCTTTTGGCATATATCACAAGTAAATTGCTTAATACCTTGATGGAAAGATAATTGATGTTCTGTCAACAATGATGGTCTTGTAAAAACTTTTTCACAATCTTTATAGCTGCAGAAATATGTTTTGGCTCTAGATGTAGAGGTGGTAGAAGTTGAAGTCCAGCTAGATGCATCACTGTCTATTGAATGAAGACTCTCTGCACTAGTAGAACGGGTAACGTATGCTGTCTCCTCTTCcaacttttttaaattatcctCTTTAAGGGTATAACTACAACTTTGTTTTTCTTCCattgttgtttttgttagttctttgattttaaaaatccATGACAgtttatttgtaatatttaaatacagAAGGATTAAGTTTTATTCTCAAGATTAATTGTTGGTTGACTCAGTTAGCAACCGCCATTCTTAACTGAAGACGATTAACTATTATGACTAGTGTTCAGCTAACTTTTCCTgacattaataataatggtcatcgtatttttttttttttcgattttttcatcattgccattttgggatattttttctaaatacagtctttcaatttatcaaaatcaagATATAACAGAGGTATTGGTAGAAGGATGAGTTACTGCTTTTATTCTGTTAAATAACTACTTGACAGTATTTTTTGGATTACTTTTACTCATAAAATACTGACCTTTTAATCTGAATGCAACTAAGTTTTTAGccaatttaatatttgatcaCGTGCTAccatttttagtttttcaattttctgCGATGAGAAGAATGgaaaaaatgttaaaaaaatatttaatttaatgaaaaatctatcttatatattttgaagttTTACAAAATAGAATTGGTGAAGGGATATCAAtctatcaaataaaaaaacaaaaaaccAATTTGGtataatag
The window above is part of the Henningerozyma blattae CBS 6284 chromosome 2, complete genome genome. Proteins encoded here:
- the PZF1 gene encoding Pzf1p (similar to Saccharomyces cerevisiae PZF1 (YPR186C); ancestral locus Anc_7.543), whose product is MEEKQSCSYTLKEDNLKKLEEETAYVTRSTSAESLHSIDSDASSWTSTSTTSTSRAKTYFCSYKDCEKVFTRPSLLTEHQLSFHQGIKQFTCDICQKSYSRMYHLERHLISHSTEKPFHCSFCNKGVTTKQQLKRHEITHTKSFKCTYLGCDQSFYKHPQLRSHILAVHEQKLSCKICSKTFQRPYRLKNHMIKHHNPLNEKPYQCSFTSCSLNFKTWSQLQSHIKNDHPKLKCPICGKPCVGEQGLQMHILIHDDSMVIRNWKCHTCTTPTSFAKKNDLVQHYIECHDNKIPIELQSDNLPEEVLQSSASKSSTELPSPMAKKRKIINNFQSIKSEINLENMIYTQGKSGKDLILMAAGKIFKCTFPKCYRTFKTEERFNTHISKHKIHLLKLKIMQEKSEETQLANTQQTNEKTASLVSKLPNLMNEFNDVNSPVTKDKRENTKNP